One genomic segment of Corynebacterium durum includes these proteins:
- the hrpB gene encoding ATP-dependent helicase HrpB, with translation MPFDLDRIGAGLPVAASLPELSHALGNQTASRTTAVIQAPPGTGKTTLIPPALHNHVKGKILVTAPRRVAVRAAARRLRHLDPQQARSVGFAVRGEYQRGDAVEFVTPGVLLRRLLTDPGLEGISGVIIDEVHERQLDTDLTLGMLRELHELRNSLDSPFYLVAMSATLDAQRYSELLDNAPIIATPAVTHPVDVLYRPGPQRLGVRGVEKQYLEHVARVAREGIEKHGESVLVFVPGVREVTAACELLDNAIPLHGRLSAREQDAALTDRGTPRIIVSTSIAESSVTVPGVRVVVDSGLARQPQHDATRGISGLVTVGCARSSAEQRAGRAGREGPGIVYRCYTESEFAHMTPHATPEIFTTDLTQAALFMACWGSPDLPLIDAPPPGPFQQAQATLQQLGAVDSSGTVTNFGRRLASIPCDPRLGRALLLTGTRRAAGIVACLADDPRGDIARLTPNKAEAQRLHSLVTSSGSYDDSPGVVTGFAYPEFIAKRVGENEFLLASGTRAVTRDNTFAGSEWLAVASLSSAGERVYIHAAAHLSEDEALSLIGVSETVEASLVNGRIRGRKVRRAGKIELSSTPVAVPPEQAAEALVAGLDVSLFPWSQAATGLRNRLAFVRAQRGEPWPDVSDAALNSMLGDWLAPEIQDIAQGTPLSQVDMLPALRRLVPWPEAASFDEYAPSQLTVPSGRHVFVDYSTGRPVVSVKLQECFGLAESPTLCGQRVLFHLLSPAGRPLAVTDDLASFWSGPYSQVRADMRGRYPKHPWPEDPWSAEATGRVKGRGKR, from the coding sequence GTGCCCTTTGATCTTGACCGTATTGGCGCTGGCCTGCCTGTTGCCGCGAGCCTGCCAGAGTTGTCGCACGCACTTGGCAATCAAACCGCCAGCCGAACAACTGCGGTGATTCAGGCTCCGCCGGGTACGGGTAAAACCACCCTCATCCCGCCCGCGCTACACAATCACGTTAAGGGGAAAATACTGGTCACAGCCCCGCGTCGTGTTGCGGTAAGGGCGGCGGCACGGAGGCTTCGGCACCTCGACCCGCAGCAGGCGCGTTCAGTGGGTTTTGCCGTGCGGGGCGAGTATCAGCGGGGCGATGCGGTGGAGTTTGTGACTCCCGGGGTGTTGCTGCGCCGCCTGCTCACAGACCCCGGTTTGGAGGGCATCAGCGGCGTCATCATTGATGAAGTCCATGAACGCCAGCTGGATACCGACCTCACCCTGGGAATGCTGCGTGAGCTGCATGAACTGCGCAATTCGCTTGATTCACCGTTTTATCTCGTGGCTATGTCTGCAACTTTGGACGCCCAGCGTTATTCTGAGTTGCTTGATAACGCACCGATTATTGCCACTCCCGCTGTCACGCATCCTGTTGATGTGCTGTACCGTCCGGGTCCGCAGCGGCTGGGTGTGCGGGGCGTCGAGAAGCAGTACCTAGAGCATGTCGCGCGAGTGGCTCGGGAAGGCATCGAAAAGCATGGAGAATCGGTGTTGGTGTTTGTACCGGGGGTCCGCGAGGTAACTGCTGCGTGCGAGTTGCTTGATAATGCAATTCCCCTGCATGGAAGGCTCAGTGCGCGAGAGCAAGATGCCGCCCTGACCGATCGTGGCACCCCTCGCATCATCGTGTCTACGTCAATTGCGGAGTCCTCAGTGACGGTTCCTGGGGTCCGGGTCGTGGTGGATTCGGGGCTCGCCAGACAGCCTCAGCACGATGCAACGCGCGGCATATCTGGGCTGGTCACGGTGGGGTGCGCGCGGTCATCAGCCGAACAGCGGGCAGGTCGTGCAGGTCGCGAGGGGCCGGGCATCGTCTACCGGTGCTACACCGAATCCGAGTTTGCGCACATGACACCGCACGCCACACCAGAAATTTTCACCACTGATCTCACTCAGGCGGCGTTGTTCATGGCGTGCTGGGGCAGCCCCGACCTGCCGCTTATCGACGCCCCTCCTCCCGGACCGTTTCAGCAAGCTCAAGCAACATTGCAACAACTGGGGGCGGTGGATTCTTCTGGGACGGTGACCAACTTTGGACGTCGTCTGGCGTCCATTCCTTGTGATCCCAGGCTTGGGCGAGCACTACTACTCACAGGTACCCGGCGCGCCGCAGGCATTGTGGCGTGTCTTGCGGATGATCCGCGTGGGGACATTGCCCGGCTCACGCCGAATAAGGCCGAAGCGCAGCGGTTGCATTCTTTGGTAACTTCCTCGGGTTCCTACGATGATTCCCCTGGCGTGGTAACGGGCTTTGCCTATCCTGAGTTCATTGCCAAGCGGGTGGGTGAGAATGAGTTTCTGCTGGCTAGCGGCACTCGAGCCGTGACGCGCGATAATACTTTTGCTGGTTCTGAGTGGTTGGCGGTGGCGTCATTATCCTCCGCAGGTGAGCGGGTGTACATTCATGCTGCGGCCCACCTGTCGGAAGATGAAGCGCTGTCGTTGATTGGAGTTTCGGAGACCGTGGAGGCGTCACTTGTGAATGGCCGGATTCGCGGCAGAAAAGTGCGCAGAGCTGGGAAAATTGAGTTGTCGTCGACGCCTGTTGCCGTGCCGCCAGAGCAGGCTGCAGAGGCGTTGGTCGCTGGCTTGGATGTGTCGTTGTTTCCTTGGTCGCAAGCAGCCACAGGACTGCGGAATCGTTTGGCGTTTGTGCGTGCGCAGCGCGGGGAACCGTGGCCGGATGTGTCCGATGCCGCGTTGAATTCCATGCTGGGCGACTGGCTTGCCCCAGAGATTCAGGACATTGCCCAGGGAACGCCATTATCGCAGGTAGATATGCTTCCGGCATTGCGCAGGCTTGTGCCGTGGCCGGAGGCAGCATCATTTGATGAGTATGCTCCCTCGCAGCTCACTGTCCCAAGTGGCCGTCATGTCTTTGTGGATTACAGCACCGGCAGACCGGTGGTGAGCGTGAAGCTTCAGGAATGTTTTGGCCTCGCTGAATCCCCGACGTTGTGCGGGCAGCGGGTGCTGTTCCATTTGCTCTCCCCCGCTGGTAGGCCGCTGGCCGTGACTGATGATCTTGCCAGTTTCTGGTCCGGGCCGTATTCCCAGGTCCGCGCTGACATGCGTGGCCGCTACCCCAAGCATCCATGGCCGGAGGATCCGTGGTCTGCGGAGGCGACGGGACGAGTCAAGGGGCGGGGAAAACGCTAA
- a CDS encoding methyltransferase family protein, with protein sequence MDNFRIPPAAIALGAAIVQLSFGRKAKGTLLSRGAALSLASASTLMGASAVAKFRAETTTVDPMNVSAAATVVQSGPFRLTRNPMYVGTAGMLFAHALWRKSLLAVVPAMMYIAMIDRFQIPAEEAVLKEKFGATYEDYARRVPRWVLR encoded by the coding sequence ATGGATAATTTTCGTATTCCTCCCGCCGCTATTGCCCTCGGCGCTGCTATCGTGCAGCTATCGTTTGGTCGAAAAGCCAAAGGTACGTTGCTGTCACGGGGTGCGGCACTCAGTCTGGCCTCGGCATCCACACTCATGGGTGCCTCTGCAGTGGCCAAGTTCAGGGCTGAAACTACAACCGTGGACCCCATGAATGTTTCCGCAGCGGCAACTGTTGTGCAGTCTGGTCCATTTCGCCTGACCAGAAACCCCATGTACGTCGGAACGGCTGGAATGCTGTTTGCACATGCTTTGTGGAGAAAATCGCTGCTTGCTGTTGTGCCCGCCATGATGTATATCGCCATGATTGATCGATTTCAGATTCCCGCAGAGGAAGCGGTGTTGAAAGAGAAGTTCGGGGCAACATATGAGGATTACGCTCGACGGGTACCCCGGTGGGTATTAAGGTAA
- a CDS encoding NgoMIV family type II restriction endonuclease: MSAQSALLTQARQAFHKMLVDQKVLTIVTTGKTPDIASNADSSQDYSRQLAMHIANNLEAHTVDRKLPAQTAGTLFEKFVAEFLITTLPIISLGHPTGWHVENVGNSRKRDHLAQYWPYRHLAELQTKVQADRTLEAVLGNLYSVNPDVLVLRSALEDSVFNQHEKLVDDTTGQRSHIRANKEQQHSDNNKSTSTIVHAVVSCKWTMRSDRAQNSRSEALSLIRNRKGRTPHIVAVTAEPTPSRIASLALGTGDLDMIYHFALDELITAVEAGHNDEGKAQLETLLNGDRLRDISDLPLDLVT, from the coding sequence ATGTCCGCACAATCCGCACTACTAACTCAGGCACGCCAAGCTTTCCACAAAATGCTGGTCGATCAGAAAGTTTTGACCATCGTCACAACAGGCAAAACACCTGACATAGCATCAAACGCAGACAGCTCACAAGACTACTCACGCCAGCTTGCAATGCACATCGCTAATAACCTTGAAGCCCACACGGTGGACCGAAAACTCCCTGCACAAACAGCTGGCACACTCTTCGAAAAATTTGTAGCAGAATTCCTTATAACAACACTCCCAATCATAAGCCTTGGACACCCTACAGGTTGGCATGTTGAAAATGTTGGCAACTCACGCAAACGTGACCATCTAGCTCAGTATTGGCCATACCGCCACCTTGCCGAACTCCAAACAAAAGTCCAGGCCGACAGAACGTTGGAGGCCGTTCTCGGCAATCTTTATTCAGTTAATCCAGACGTCTTGGTTCTCCGTAGTGCTCTGGAAGATAGCGTATTCAACCAGCATGAAAAATTAGTTGATGACACTACAGGACAACGTTCTCACATCCGGGCCAACAAGGAACAACAGCATTCAGACAACAATAAAAGCACTTCCACTATCGTTCATGCAGTAGTCTCATGCAAGTGGACTATGCGATCGGATCGCGCACAAAACAGTCGGTCTGAAGCCCTAAGCCTCATTAGAAACAGAAAAGGACGCACACCACACATCGTCGCCGTAACAGCAGAACCAACACCCAGTCGCATTGCTTCATTGGCGCTAGGAACAGGCGACCTTGACATGATCTACCACTTTGCCCTGGATGAACTCATCACCGCTGTCGAAGCAGGTCATAATGACGAGGGCAAAGCTCAGCTGGAAACGTTGTTGAATGGTGATCGGCTTCGAGATATTTCCGATCTGCCACTCGATCTAGTTACTTAA
- a CDS encoding DUF3151 domain-containing protein has protein sequence MTEFKDMLLPPPVLLPEDPNTNALTHPESPLAWAILAEQALEGASTNSTTDQEKLQAYAFARTGYHRGLDRLRAHGWKGFGPVPWSHEPNHGVLRAIAALALAAQLIGEDSEYERCRALLTDADSSCVEVLLP, from the coding sequence ATGACTGAATTTAAAGACATGCTGCTCCCACCACCAGTTTTGCTGCCGGAAGACCCCAATACCAATGCGCTTACGCACCCCGAAAGCCCGCTCGCCTGGGCGATTCTAGCTGAACAGGCGTTGGAGGGCGCTAGTACAAACAGCACTACTGACCAGGAGAAACTGCAAGCATATGCGTTTGCGCGCACTGGTTATCATCGCGGCTTGGACCGGCTGAGAGCACACGGGTGGAAGGGGTTCGGCCCTGTGCCCTGGTCGCATGAACCAAATCACGGGGTGCTGCGCGCCATCGCTGCGCTGGCGTTGGCTGCGCAGCTCATCGGCGAAGACAGTGAGTACGAACGCTGCCGGGCGTTGCTCACAGACGCGGATTCCTCATGCGTCGAGGTTTTACTGCCGTAG
- a CDS encoding DNA-3-methyladenine glycosylase I — protein MENLGDDLEARGLVYNPLDGRVRPEWAVANDQLRDYYDYEWGALATTEAEFFERVCLEALQAGLSWNLVLSKREALRAAFHNFDVDAVAAMTDEDIEQLATNPSLIRNPRKLSALVNNARAAQKLRDQGGLVDFMTSFAPPPREQPLESTADIPTSSPESAALARALKQAGFSFVGPTTCYALMQATGLVDDRVKGSSPLLPQVD, from the coding sequence ATGGAGAATCTTGGGGACGATCTGGAAGCTCGGGGGCTTGTGTACAACCCACTGGATGGTCGTGTTCGACCTGAGTGGGCGGTGGCAAATGACCAGCTCCGCGACTACTACGACTATGAGTGGGGCGCGCTCGCGACCACCGAGGCTGAGTTTTTTGAGCGCGTGTGCTTGGAGGCATTGCAGGCCGGCTTATCGTGGAATCTGGTGTTGAGTAAAAGGGAGGCACTGCGTGCTGCTTTCCACAATTTTGATGTGGATGCCGTGGCGGCCATGACCGATGAGGATATTGAGCAGCTTGCCACCAATCCCTCGTTGATCCGCAATCCAAGGAAGCTTAGCGCGTTGGTGAACAATGCCCGCGCTGCACAGAAACTGCGTGATCAGGGAGGTTTGGTGGATTTTATGACAAGTTTTGCCCCGCCACCGCGTGAACAGCCGCTGGAATCTACCGCAGATATTCCCACGTCCAGCCCCGAATCAGCCGCGTTGGCGCGGGCACTTAAGCAGGCTGGATTCAGCTTTGTCGGACCTACAACCTGCTATGCACTTATGCAGGCAACCGGGCTTGTCGACGACCGCGTGAAGGGTTCCTCACCGCTCCTTCCGCAGGTAGATTGA
- a CDS encoding ATP-binding protein produces the protein MELLHRNTESLGNQLLGHFPITVIQGARQVGKSTLAQILGKQRGAQYYSLDDVSVRDSLIADPVGFIDSHASQTLIIDEVQLLPELLRTVKASVDQNRRPGRFLLTGSANLLRLYGDTDSLAGRAVTLRLRGFSQGELHSHTDDFIHNIHDADFNPLSFSSSWAKNDYAHALATGGFPDVSALPEPLQFRWFDGYLSRVLERDAAVRSGGSQTQRITTLASLIAANQAGELVKARLSEQAGIPQSSIQTYLDALDSIYLCDQLPPWTPNLTKREVGRKKTMISDSGLAMHMAGLTAEQISGVTSKAMGGVLEAFVVQELLKQQEWSSKRYTLSHYRDRDGIEVDVIVELSSGEIYAFEVKASATYKADQFRGLTYLRDKLGDRFLGGFVLGTAPQGYRFADKLWGLPVSALWSI, from the coding sequence ATGGAACTTCTACACAGAAACACTGAATCCTTAGGAAACCAACTGCTTGGCCACTTCCCCATCACCGTGATTCAAGGCGCTCGGCAAGTAGGAAAGAGCACTCTGGCGCAGATCTTAGGAAAGCAACGCGGTGCCCAGTATTACTCCCTCGATGACGTATCTGTACGTGACTCCCTCATTGCAGACCCAGTAGGTTTTATAGACTCCCACGCCTCGCAGACACTCATCATTGACGAGGTACAGCTTCTTCCCGAACTACTACGCACAGTCAAGGCTAGCGTTGATCAAAATCGTCGACCAGGGCGTTTTCTTCTCACCGGTTCCGCTAATTTGTTGAGACTCTATGGCGATACCGATAGCTTGGCCGGGCGAGCAGTTACCCTCCGATTGCGAGGATTTAGCCAAGGAGAACTACACAGCCATACTGACGACTTCATTCATAATATCCATGATGCTGATTTCAATCCTCTTTCCTTTAGTTCGTCATGGGCAAAAAATGACTACGCGCACGCATTAGCAACAGGTGGTTTTCCCGACGTTTCAGCATTACCAGAGCCATTGCAATTCCGCTGGTTCGACGGGTACCTTTCACGCGTTTTGGAACGAGACGCTGCTGTGCGTTCTGGAGGTAGCCAAACCCAACGAATCACCACCTTAGCTTCCCTAATTGCAGCTAACCAGGCAGGTGAGCTGGTAAAAGCTCGCTTGTCGGAACAAGCTGGCATCCCTCAAAGCAGCATCCAAACCTACCTGGATGCCCTCGACTCCATCTATCTTTGTGACCAGCTTCCGCCGTGGACACCTAACTTAACAAAGCGCGAGGTAGGCAGGAAGAAAACAATGATTTCCGACTCCGGTCTAGCGATGCACATGGCAGGTTTAACAGCTGAACAAATCTCTGGTGTCACGTCAAAAGCCATGGGTGGAGTGCTGGAAGCATTCGTTGTGCAGGAACTTCTGAAGCAACAAGAATGGAGCAGCAAACGCTATACGTTGTCACACTACCGGGATCGCGATGGCATCGAAGTGGATGTGATCGTGGAACTCTCCAGCGGCGAGATTTATGCCTTTGAAGTAAAAGCCTCAGCCACGTACAAAGCCGATCAATTCCGCGGCCTCACGTATCTTCGAGACAAACTGGGAGACCGATTCCTTGGCGGTTTCGTCCTTGGCACAGCCCCACAGGGGTACCGCTTCGCGGATAAATTATGGGGCCTGCCAGTATCGGCGTTGTGGTCTATTTAA
- a CDS encoding DNA cytosine methyltransferase codes for MEKLTSLEICAGAGGQALGLEQAGFTHVGVVELDTDACETLRLNRGEQQPGVVEPWPIFEQDVMSFDGSPFQGVDLLSGGVPCPPFSVAGKQLGKADERDLFPAALDLVEIIRPRAVLLENVRGLSTNKFSGYRREIIRRLEDYGYFAHWQVIQASEHGVPQLRPRFVLVALQRRYDGFFQWPRPVGTPPTVGETLLDLMAEGGWLGAERWADNAAGIGPTLVGGSKKHGGPDLGPTRAREAWSRLGVKGTSIADAPLTVDDPIDEVPRLTVRMAARLQGFPDSWKIFGRKTTAYRQVGNAFPPPVARALGTAIASALREESSKEEAEYSASTLRGVQTELPFM; via the coding sequence ATGGAAAAATTAACCTCTCTGGAGATCTGCGCTGGTGCCGGGGGACAGGCTTTGGGCCTGGAACAAGCTGGATTTACCCATGTTGGAGTTGTTGAGCTTGATACTGATGCTTGTGAAACGCTTCGACTGAATCGTGGTGAGCAACAACCGGGTGTTGTTGAACCATGGCCGATCTTTGAGCAGGACGTGATGAGCTTTGACGGCTCACCATTTCAGGGTGTCGACTTACTCTCGGGTGGAGTGCCATGCCCTCCCTTCTCCGTTGCGGGGAAACAGTTGGGAAAAGCAGATGAACGAGATCTTTTCCCTGCAGCGCTTGATTTAGTGGAAATCATCAGACCTAGGGCGGTGTTGTTGGAAAATGTTCGTGGACTGTCTACGAACAAATTTTCCGGGTACAGGAGGGAGATTATTCGGAGGCTAGAGGACTATGGTTACTTTGCGCATTGGCAGGTGATTCAGGCATCTGAACATGGCGTTCCTCAACTACGTCCTCGCTTTGTGCTTGTTGCTCTTCAACGTCGCTATGACGGATTTTTCCAGTGGCCTCGACCGGTAGGAACGCCTCCGACCGTTGGGGAAACTCTGTTGGATCTTATGGCAGAAGGTGGGTGGTTAGGGGCAGAGCGTTGGGCTGATAATGCGGCTGGTATAGGCCCAACACTTGTTGGTGGATCAAAGAAACATGGTGGGCCAGACTTGGGGCCAACGAGGGCGCGCGAAGCGTGGTCTCGCCTTGGAGTTAAAGGGACAAGCATTGCCGATGCCCCTTTGACAGTAGATGATCCGATTGATGAGGTTCCACGTCTCACAGTGCGTATGGCTGCTCGATTGCAGGGTTTCCCTGATAGTTGGAAGATTTTCGGTCGGAAGACCACTGCTTATCGACAGGTTGGCAACGCATTTCCACCGCCTGTAGCTCGTGCGTTGGGTACTGCGATTGCATCAGCGTTGAGGGAAGAGTCTTCGAAGGAAGAAGCTGAGTACAGTGCTAGTACTTTAAGGGGAGTGCAAACCGAATTGCCGTTTATGTGA
- a CDS encoding heavy metal-binding domain-containing protein: MIVTTTYNVEGRQISEYIRVVAGETVSGINMFRDLAAGFRNIVGGRSQAYEEEMINARENALAEMVQRAIELGAEGVVGVDIDYVTMGSDNGMMMVSATGTAVRFAPAY, translated from the coding sequence ATGATCGTCACCACCACCTACAATGTTGAGGGACGGCAGATCTCGGAGTACATCCGCGTTGTTGCTGGTGAAACTGTTTCCGGTATCAACATGTTCAGGGACCTCGCCGCCGGTTTCCGCAACATCGTTGGCGGCCGCAGCCAAGCCTATGAGGAAGAAATGATCAACGCTCGTGAAAATGCGCTGGCGGAGATGGTGCAGCGCGCCATCGAATTGGGGGCTGAAGGTGTCGTTGGCGTTGATATTGACTATGTCACCATGGGTTCGGATAACGGCATGATGATGGTCTCTGCAACGGGGACCGCTGTACGTTTCGCTCCAGCGTACTGA
- a CDS encoding SDR family NAD(P)-dependent oxidoreductase, with protein MTKKIAVVTGASSGIGKAAAVALAADGWHVVAAARRVDRLEELVEAISATGGSAEAIELDVTREDSVVGFASRVPHCDLLVNNAGGAKGLDSVADADLDDWQWMYDTNVLGTLRVTKALLDKLIASGDGQVINIASIAAHVPYVGGAGYNAAKHGVAAMTRVLRLEQVGQPLRICEIDPGRVKTEEFSLVRFGGDAERADKVYEGHLNLTAEDIAEAVRWVAALPSHMNIDRMQIMPRDQV; from the coding sequence ATGACTAAAAAAATTGCAGTAGTAACCGGTGCGTCCAGTGGAATTGGTAAGGCAGCTGCTGTGGCGCTTGCCGCAGATGGGTGGCATGTTGTTGCCGCAGCTCGTCGCGTGGACCGGCTGGAAGAACTAGTAGAAGCTATTAGTGCCACTGGTGGCAGCGCGGAAGCCATTGAACTTGATGTCACGCGTGAGGATTCCGTGGTTGGTTTTGCCAGCCGTGTCCCACACTGTGATCTGCTGGTGAACAATGCTGGTGGTGCCAAAGGGCTGGATTCCGTTGCGGATGCTGATCTTGACGATTGGCAGTGGATGTACGACACCAACGTGCTCGGGACGCTGCGGGTAACCAAGGCATTGTTGGACAAGCTCATCGCATCAGGTGACGGGCAGGTGATCAATATCGCGTCGATTGCCGCGCATGTTCCGTACGTGGGCGGTGCCGGGTACAACGCCGCCAAGCACGGGGTTGCCGCCATGACCAGGGTGTTGCGCCTTGAACAGGTTGGCCAGCCACTGCGTATTTGTGAGATTGACCCTGGCCGAGTGAAAACGGAGGAGTTTTCGCTTGTGCGATTCGGCGGTGACGCTGAGCGCGCTGACAAAGTCTACGAAGGCCACCTCAACCTCACCGCCGAGGATATTGCCGAGGCGGTGCGGTGGGTGGCGGCGCTGCCGTCCCACATGAACATCGACAGGATGCAGATTATGCCCCGTGATCAGGTCTAA
- a CDS encoding RNA-binding S4 domain-containing protein — protein MQPFDVSIRDETIKLGQFIKLANLVETGGQAKDAIADGQVTVNGVVDTRRGKTLREGDVVGFGGQSARVVRATAEELDYFDEATADDDFDPEKWRNM, from the coding sequence ATGCAACCTTTCGACGTCTCGATTCGCGATGAGACTATTAAACTTGGGCAGTTCATTAAGCTGGCGAATCTGGTGGAAACCGGTGGACAGGCGAAGGATGCTATCGCGGACGGCCAGGTGACGGTGAATGGTGTGGTGGATACACGCCGCGGTAAGACGTTGCGTGAGGGGGACGTGGTGGGGTTCGGTGGTCAATCTGCTCGGGTGGTGCGTGCCACTGCCGAGGAGTTGGATTATTTTGATGAAGCTACCGCCGATGATGATTTTGACCCTGAAAAGTGGAGGAATATGTAA
- a CDS encoding AbrB family transcriptional regulator has protein sequence MPQLRTYDKRWLAVLPLSIVVGLLFDKWNVPAAWILAAILCAGGCALLTRRELMVRSEATMFAKALIAMVAAVPLTTTPPQQLVHFIFPGLMVAAVTLAMSCAGGLILARTRRGDISPETGILSLLAGGASIMPVLAQELGADYRYVALSQYLRLLAVSFTLPLLTPFLGLYSQGTAAQSDPGTFTWTSWLVMILIIVLGEPLGKLLRLPAAGFLAPLFLTVTALFLRPEGTSLLPPDAVRVAAFLAIGWMAGGGLSTTALTSFARQLPVTIAFIAILLTGCAAMAWVLHAWLGVSYLDAYLATTPGGLETVLALAGEANSGPVVASVQIIRLLFVLIIAGWLPQLIHALLSLAHKPH, from the coding sequence GTGCCTCAACTCCGCACGTATGACAAACGTTGGCTCGCGGTTCTCCCGCTGAGCATTGTTGTGGGGTTGCTTTTTGATAAGTGGAATGTTCCCGCAGCATGGATTCTCGCAGCGATTCTCTGCGCTGGTGGTTGTGCGCTGTTGACCCGCCGTGAACTTATGGTGCGTTCGGAGGCAACAATGTTTGCCAAGGCGCTGATTGCCATGGTCGCGGCGGTCCCGTTGACCACGACTCCACCGCAGCAGTTGGTGCATTTTATTTTTCCTGGTCTTATGGTCGCGGCTGTGACGCTGGCCATGAGCTGTGCGGGTGGATTAATACTTGCACGAACACGCAGGGGCGACATCTCCCCAGAAACAGGAATCTTGTCGCTGCTGGCGGGTGGCGCGTCCATCATGCCGGTATTGGCGCAGGAGCTTGGTGCCGACTACCGATATGTCGCACTATCCCAATACCTTCGCCTACTCGCAGTGTCGTTCACCTTGCCGCTGCTCACACCATTCCTGGGCCTGTACTCGCAAGGCACCGCCGCACAATCCGACCCTGGCACATTCACATGGACAAGCTGGCTTGTCATGATCCTGATCATTGTCCTCGGTGAACCCTTAGGAAAGCTCCTCCGCCTCCCCGCCGCCGGATTCCTCGCACCATTGTTTCTCACGGTTACGGCGCTTTTTCTCCGCCCAGAGGGCACATCACTGCTTCCCCCGGATGCGGTGCGGGTGGCAGCGTTCCTCGCCATCGGCTGGATGGCAGGCGGCGGTTTATCGACGACCGCCCTCACCAGCTTTGCACGTCAGCTCCCCGTCACCATTGCGTTTATTGCAATCCTTCTTACGGGCTGCGCTGCCATGGCTTGGGTACTTCATGCGTGGCTAGGGGTTTCTTACCTCGACGCCTATCTAGCCACCACTCCTGGCGGGCTGGAAACCGTGCTGGCCCTAGCAGGCGAAGCCAATTCCGGCCCGGTTGTTGCATCCGTCCAGATTATTCGCCTGTTATTTGTGTTGATTATCGCAGGGTGGTTGCCGCAACTGATTCATGCCCTACTGTCCTTGGCACACAAACCGCATTAG
- a CDS encoding sugar O-acetyltransferase encodes MNQTNHAITYVSDEHRKMVAGEWYLPFGPELRELRHNASMLAHEFNQLGPTDPTRSRGILGQLFGNFPESSFLIPPASIDYGIHTFVGEGAYINFNVTILDSAEVHIGDRALIGPNCQLITVGHPVDDVQRRRDAWEQAAPIHIGEDAWLGAGVTVLPGVSIGARSVIGAGSVVTRSIPDDAVAVGNPAKVIRLIT; translated from the coding sequence ATGAATCAGACTAATCATGCCATCACGTACGTCAGCGATGAGCACCGAAAAATGGTGGCCGGTGAATGGTACCTGCCGTTTGGCCCAGAACTCAGAGAGCTACGGCACAACGCCAGTATGCTTGCTCATGAATTCAACCAGCTTGGTCCCACCGACCCCACCCGCAGCAGAGGCATTCTCGGCCAACTTTTTGGCAACTTCCCCGAGTCAAGCTTCCTCATTCCGCCCGCTTCAATTGACTACGGCATTCATACATTCGTTGGCGAAGGTGCGTACATCAATTTCAACGTCACAATCCTGGATAGCGCTGAAGTGCACATAGGTGATCGCGCGCTCATTGGACCAAACTGCCAGCTCATTACCGTCGGGCATCCCGTTGATGACGTTCAACGACGCCGCGATGCCTGGGAACAGGCCGCACCCATACACATTGGGGAAGACGCATGGTTGGGTGCAGGAGTCACCGTACTACCAGGCGTGAGCATTGGTGCTCGCAGCGTCATTGGAGCGGGCAGCGTGGTCACGCGCAGCATTCCAGACGACGCTGTAGCTGTAGGGAATCCGGCGAAGGTGATACGACTAATTACGTAG